Proteins from one Brevibacillus humidisoli genomic window:
- a CDS encoding IucA/IucC family protein, translated as MKREENGPGYSATPYDHVVDEAEQRVMEDLVNALLAEQLLDGHDEVERLSQADWERIVRDDVVMAAVDRRLAYADKQVSIYRWWLERGRAMIVFPVHPAITQPFRYDASEGVFQVRLDEGDPIHLTLTELGPLELMQHLIRLYADDPVTVNPGEADRFLQMLQQTLLQTSWSLETKRTVAGVLELPPAASLLELERRAALRDRPFHPVSKGKLGWTQQEYRRYTAEFGTPIQLNWMAVKRQYLVSGRDEDGIDIRPVDMLLDEEQRDVIREEMSRRGLRDEQYIAVPVHPWQMSAVLPKQLHQEIERGVCVPLDSAAGTCYATSSIRSLLSENEGNYHVKLPLGIHSLGAVRYLSAIKLINGQRAERLMRQGVQQDPFLQKRLFLCDETHWWAYLPENRDLFADYPRHLSAMIRQYPAECIEDDTVRLMPMSALAVFDQEGHLFDEWLRMCGLQPDEGAVLRLFREVLLLYYEICFRLFRLGMMPEVHGQNCVLIWKQGKIEGLLLRDHDALRLHVPWLNAHGLEDPSYRLRLGYPNSLYHETPQQLLAYFQTLGIQVNSYAILSSLSRYYGIKEERLWAELQQCLEQAVIMANLPDAGKEILQECLFDKASWPWKQIIRPLLKHHPRVPGSMPSGMGEGVNPFQARAILLPKEVVHRDA; from the coding sequence ATGAAAAGAGAAGAGAATGGTCCTGGGTACAGTGCCACCCCCTATGATCACGTCGTGGATGAGGCAGAGCAGCGTGTGATGGAAGACCTGGTCAACGCCTTGCTCGCCGAACAACTGCTGGATGGACATGATGAAGTGGAACGTCTCTCTCAAGCAGATTGGGAGAGGATCGTAAGAGATGATGTTGTGATGGCTGCAGTAGACAGAAGGCTCGCTTATGCAGACAAGCAGGTGAGTATCTATCGCTGGTGGCTGGAGCGCGGACGGGCGATGATCGTTTTTCCTGTCCATCCTGCCATCACCCAACCATTTCGTTATGACGCGTCCGAGGGAGTGTTTCAGGTGCGACTGGATGAAGGCGACCCCATCCATCTGACGCTGACAGAACTGGGACCGTTAGAGCTGATGCAGCATCTCATCCGGCTTTATGCAGACGACCCCGTCACCGTCAATCCCGGGGAAGCCGATCGTTTTCTGCAGATGCTGCAGCAAACGCTGCTGCAAACATCCTGGTCGCTTGAGACCAAACGAACGGTTGCAGGTGTATTAGAGCTGCCGCCTGCTGCTTCACTATTGGAGCTGGAGAGAAGAGCAGCCCTGCGTGACCGGCCGTTCCATCCCGTCTCCAAAGGAAAACTGGGGTGGACACAGCAGGAATATCGCAGGTATACCGCAGAGTTTGGCACGCCGATTCAACTGAATTGGATGGCGGTGAAACGTCAGTATCTGGTGTCGGGACGGGATGAGGATGGGATCGATATCCGCCCGGTTGACATGCTGCTGGACGAGGAGCAGCGAGATGTGATTCGGGAAGAAATGAGCAGACGAGGGTTACGAGACGAGCAATATATAGCCGTTCCCGTCCACCCATGGCAAATGTCTGCTGTATTGCCGAAGCAGCTGCATCAGGAGATAGAACGCGGGGTTTGCGTACCGTTAGATTCTGCGGCCGGGACGTGCTACGCCACATCTTCGATCCGCTCGTTACTGTCTGAGAACGAAGGCAACTATCACGTAAAACTTCCGTTGGGGATTCATTCGTTGGGTGCTGTGCGGTATCTATCGGCGATCAAACTGATCAATGGGCAACGTGCGGAACGATTGATGAGACAAGGTGTGCAGCAGGACCCATTTTTGCAAAAGCGTCTCTTTTTGTGTGATGAGACACACTGGTGGGCCTATCTGCCTGAAAATAGAGACTTGTTTGCCGATTATCCAAGACATTTGTCCGCGATGATCAGACAATACCCGGCAGAATGCATCGAGGATGATACGGTGCGTTTAATGCCGATGTCTGCTCTGGCTGTTTTCGACCAGGAGGGTCACCTGTTTGACGAATGGCTTCGCATGTGCGGTTTGCAACCTGACGAAGGAGCTGTATTGCGCTTATTTCGAGAGGTTTTGCTGCTCTATTATGAGATTTGCTTCCGCTTGTTCCGGTTGGGCATGATGCCAGAGGTGCACGGGCAAAATTGCGTCTTGATCTGGAAGCAAGGGAAAATAGAAGGCTTGCTGCTGCGCGACCATGATGCACTGCGATTGCATGTTCCGTGGCTGAACGCACACGGCCTGGAAGATCCCTCCTACCGACTGAGATTGGGTTATCCCAATTCGCTGTATCATGAGACGCCTCAGCAACTGCTTGCTTACTTCCAGACGCTTGGCATCCAGGTAAACAGTTATGCGATTCTGAGCAGCTTGTCACGATATTACGGCATAAAAGAAGAGCGTTTGTGGGCGGAGCTCCAACAATGTTTGGAGCAGGCTGTCATCATGGCCAACCTTCCGGATGCAGGAAAGGAGATCCTGCAGGAATGTTTGTTTGACAAAGCGAGTTGGCCCTGGAAACAAATCATCCGACCGCTGTTGAAGCATCATCCAAGGGTGCCGGGAAGCATGCCCTCTGGCATGGGTGAAGGAGTAAATCCTTTTCAAGCCAGAGCCATCCTATTGCCAAAGGAAGTGGTCCATCGTGATGCATGA
- a CDS encoding IucA/IucC family protein, with the protein MNPAETAQKTEAEEWISPFQSASYAKVEQRLLCQLIEAVLYEEIVVPQEGLPRAEDFQGDLVLTGKTNDGIPVAYHFSCARRFSFGRFRVSRGTVIRQPSDEAPTAATVSGFVEEVLGQVQQGERLMRFLEELEQTLAKDLQAHQYQSRHAPLARTERDYDELEGDIIDAHPYHPCYKSRIGFSLRDNLLYGPEFKRNQRPLWLAVAKGESAISLSAGVDYLLMITEELGHGVFDMFASSLHRRGLDADDYYFMPVHPWQWENIVLPSFHRQLAEQKIVLLGQGSDDYRPQQSIRSWANFTHKERAYLKLALNITNTSTKRILAKHTVMNAPLVSDWLCSLTKEDETAQKLDFVFLSEFAGISYDYEQLPPLQQQKTYGSLGVIWRKSLHRHLREGEQAVPFNALCCMDREQPLIEPWVRAFGLETWTRQLLEIAITPIIHMLYAYGIAMESHAQNIILIHQDGRPSRIALKDFHDGVRFSKQHLSQPEACPDFHQEPAHHRAINRHSFMQTDDLSAVKDFVHSAFFFVCISQLGIFLHEQYGLEERRFWEMAAEAIHTYQCQHPQHKHNFARYDLFSKTIQIEQLARRRLWKDTEVDPKPVPNPLYHYR; encoded by the coding sequence ATGAATCCTGCGGAAACAGCACAAAAGACCGAAGCAGAAGAATGGATCAGCCCGTTTCAATCCGCATCCTATGCAAAAGTGGAACAGAGACTCCTGTGTCAGCTGATCGAAGCGGTTCTCTACGAGGAAATTGTTGTGCCTCAAGAAGGACTGCCTCGCGCTGAAGATTTCCAAGGAGATCTGGTGCTGACAGGGAAAACAAATGACGGAATACCGGTAGCGTATCACTTTTCCTGCGCACGTAGATTCAGCTTTGGCCGCTTTCGTGTCAGCAGAGGAACAGTCATACGCCAGCCGTCCGATGAAGCGCCGACCGCTGCCACCGTGTCCGGATTCGTCGAAGAAGTGCTCGGACAAGTACAGCAAGGTGAACGACTGATGCGGTTCCTGGAAGAGTTGGAACAGACGCTGGCGAAGGATCTGCAAGCCCACCAGTACCAGTCGCGTCATGCTCCCCTAGCGAGGACAGAGCGTGACTACGATGAGTTGGAAGGAGATATCATCGACGCTCACCCCTATCATCCCTGCTATAAATCACGGATCGGTTTCAGCTTGCGGGACAATCTCTTGTACGGCCCTGAGTTTAAAAGAAACCAGCGGCCGCTGTGGCTGGCCGTTGCGAAGGGGGAGAGTGCGATTTCCCTATCAGCCGGGGTGGATTACCTGCTGATGATCACAGAAGAACTGGGACATGGCGTGTTTGACATGTTTGCTTCCTCCTTGCATCGTAGAGGGCTGGACGCTGACGACTACTATTTCATGCCGGTGCACCCTTGGCAGTGGGAGAACATCGTTCTGCCCAGCTTTCATCGTCAGTTGGCCGAACAGAAAATCGTTCTATTAGGTCAAGGCTCTGATGATTACCGCCCGCAACAGTCGATTCGCAGTTGGGCCAACTTCACCCACAAAGAGAGGGCGTATCTGAAACTGGCGCTGAACATCACCAACACATCAACCAAACGAATACTGGCAAAACATACCGTGATGAACGCACCACTTGTGTCGGATTGGTTGTGCTCGCTCACGAAAGAGGACGAAACGGCTCAAAAACTGGATTTTGTCTTTTTGTCTGAATTCGCCGGGATCTCCTATGACTATGAGCAGCTCCCTCCCCTCCAGCAGCAAAAAACCTACGGAAGTTTAGGCGTGATTTGGCGAAAAAGCCTGCATCGCCACCTGAGAGAGGGAGAACAAGCTGTTCCGTTCAATGCACTCTGCTGCATGGACCGAGAGCAGCCTCTGATTGAACCATGGGTACGCGCGTTTGGACTAGAGACCTGGACACGTCAGCTGCTGGAGATTGCGATTACGCCAATCATTCACATGCTCTACGCGTACGGCATCGCGATGGAGTCCCATGCGCAAAATATCATTCTCATCCATCAAGACGGACGACCCAGCCGGATCGCGTTAAAAGATTTCCACGATGGCGTTCGCTTTTCCAAACAACATCTGTCGCAGCCGGAAGCGTGCCCTGACTTTCACCAGGAGCCTGCTCATCATCGTGCGATCAACCGTCATTCTTTCATGCAAACCGATGATCTATCAGCCGTCAAGGACTTTGTGCACAGCGCATTTTTCTTTGTCTGCATCAGCCAATTGGGGATCTTTTTGCACGAACAGTACGGGCTGGAGGAGAGGCGTTTTTGGGAAATGGCAGCCGAAGCGATCCATACCTACCAGTGTCAGCATCCGCAGCACAAGCATAATTTTGCCCGATACGATCTGTTCTCCAAAACGATTCAGATCGAACAGTTGGCGAGAAGACGGTTATGGAAAGATACCGAAGTAGATCCCAAGCCTGTGCCGAATCCCCTGTATCACTATCGGTAA
- a CDS encoding helix-turn-helix transcriptional regulator: MSFRKARMVMETSISDDRAKEQFAELHRRIVGLVSELELAETITLAVEFSPSSARLEMDDDAQDWKLSERQRQVAGMLCRHYSVKRIAETLFVSEHTVKKHIQNMKKALGIEASGADFVYQLQQKRIGQNERILD, encoded by the coding sequence ATGAGTTTCAGAAAAGCGAGGATGGTCATGGAAACTTCTATCTCTGACGATAGGGCCAAAGAACAGTTTGCCGAGCTGCATCGCCGGATTGTGGGTCTTGTTTCCGAATTGGAACTAGCTGAAACAATCACGTTGGCGGTGGAATTTAGTCCATCGTCAGCCCGATTGGAAATGGATGACGACGCTCAAGATTGGAAACTGAGTGAAAGACAACGCCAGGTGGCGGGCATGCTGTGTCGGCACTATTCCGTGAAACGGATTGCAGAGACCCTGTTTGTCTCTGAACATACGGTCAAAAAACATATCCAAAACATGAAAAAAGCACTGGGCATAGAAGCCTCAGGTGCTGACTTTGTCTATCAACTGCAGCAAAAACGAATCGGCCAAAACGAGAGGATACTCGATTGA
- a CDS encoding MFS transporter codes for METWKRNLFILYVGQFLAMAAMSCVTPFLPLYLQQLGLTDPEEVRMWSGIIFGANLLTAFLFAPVWGKLADQYGRKLMLIRSGIGVAITITLMGFATNHIQLLFLRLINGILAGFGPAAIALVATNTPEERTGYALGILHAGSVAGTICGPLLGGLLADLFGFSAVFSYLGFSMFAATLIVIFLVSENFEKKESKEKTGFLQDFQTIVAKKPVAPLFVSAFIIRLAMVGTLPLIPLYVQQLAPSQANLAFLAGFTAAVMGVANMIAAPKLGKLGDKFGSHYILICAVFGAILFFVLQAFVTELWQLIVLRFCTGVCLGGMTPSINVLIRRYAPKGMESRTYSYSHCALFLGGLVGSVGMGAIASYFGLSMIFICSALFCW; via the coding sequence GTGGAAACGTGGAAACGAAACCTGTTCATTTTATACGTGGGGCAATTTTTGGCGATGGCAGCGATGAGCTGCGTCACTCCCTTTTTGCCTCTTTACTTGCAACAATTAGGACTTACCGATCCGGAAGAAGTTCGCATGTGGTCGGGCATCATTTTTGGTGCGAACCTGCTGACAGCCTTTCTTTTTGCACCGGTATGGGGAAAACTTGCCGACCAGTACGGGCGCAAACTGATGCTGATTCGTTCCGGTATTGGCGTGGCGATTACGATCACGTTGATGGGATTCGCTACGAACCATATTCAACTGCTGTTCTTGCGTTTGATAAACGGGATTCTAGCTGGATTTGGCCCTGCGGCAATCGCTCTGGTCGCCACCAACACGCCAGAGGAGCGGACCGGATATGCCTTGGGGATTTTGCACGCCGGCTCGGTGGCGGGGACGATTTGTGGTCCCTTGTTGGGTGGACTGCTCGCTGATCTGTTCGGATTTAGCGCCGTCTTTTCCTATCTCGGATTCAGCATGTTTGCCGCTACGTTGATCGTGATCTTTTTGGTCAGCGAAAACTTTGAAAAAAAGGAAAGCAAAGAGAAGACGGGGTTTCTGCAAGATTTTCAAACCATCGTGGCCAAAAAACCGGTTGCGCCTCTGTTCGTCTCCGCATTCATCATCAGATTAGCGATGGTGGGTACATTGCCGCTTATTCCGCTGTATGTGCAGCAATTGGCGCCAAGCCAGGCAAACCTGGCTTTTTTAGCCGGCTTCACGGCGGCAGTCATGGGGGTGGCCAACATGATTGCCGCACCTAAACTGGGCAAGCTGGGAGACAAGTTCGGCTCACACTATATTCTGATCTGCGCGGTGTTTGGGGCGATTCTCTTCTTCGTCCTGCAAGCATTCGTCACGGAATTGTGGCAGCTCATCGTGCTGAGGTTTTGTACCGGTGTCTGCCTAGGCGGCATGACGCCCTCTATCAATGTGCTGATTCGTCGTTACGCGCCAAAAGGGATGGAGAGCCGAACATACAGCTACTCCCACTGCGCTTTGTTCCTGGGGGGCTTGGTCGGGTCGGTCGGAATGGGGGCCATCGCCTCTTATTTTGGTCTGTCGATGATCTTCATTTGTTCAGCGCTTTTTTGCTGGTGA
- a CDS encoding ABC transporter substrate-binding protein, which yields MFRSKRGLLVLTAVLLCMMVIAGCGATGQESAVTSNQLAAGEQGKTEQQNQENQAVGEQNSRVVEHAMGSTEIQGTPQRVVTLYQGANDAAILLGVKPVGAVESFVEQPWYKYIREQMDGVTNLGNETQPNLEEIHKLKPDLIIGAKSRHENIYEQLKAIAPTVIAEDKDNWKTTLSLVAKAANKVAEEEAFLAEWNQKVAHFKEQMGEKLSTEVSIVDFRADHARIFYAGFSGLVLEELGLSRPAQQQGEDWGVKLTSQETIPQMDGDVIFDLTSVDRDDGRLENRKKWTSHPLWKNLRAVQNGRVYQVDTVIWNNAGGPIAAMKMVDDVYRYFEVK from the coding sequence ATGTTTCGGTCAAAAAGGGGTTTACTCGTACTAACAGCAGTACTGCTGTGCATGATGGTCATCGCTGGCTGCGGAGCTACTGGACAGGAGAGTGCCGTTACCTCCAACCAACTGGCCGCAGGGGAGCAGGGCAAGACAGAGCAGCAGAATCAAGAAAACCAGGCTGTTGGAGAACAAAACAGTCGAGTGGTTGAGCATGCGATGGGCAGCACCGAGATTCAGGGTACACCGCAAAGGGTTGTCACTCTTTATCAAGGGGCCAATGATGCTGCCATCCTCCTGGGAGTCAAGCCGGTGGGTGCGGTTGAGTCTTTTGTCGAACAACCTTGGTATAAGTACATACGCGAGCAGATGGACGGAGTGACGAATCTTGGGAATGAAACCCAACCCAATCTGGAAGAGATTCATAAGCTCAAACCTGACTTGATTATCGGTGCCAAATCTCGCCACGAAAACATTTACGAGCAGTTGAAGGCGATCGCGCCGACGGTGATTGCAGAGGATAAGGATAACTGGAAGACCACGTTGAGCCTGGTTGCAAAAGCAGCAAATAAGGTAGCGGAAGAAGAAGCATTTTTGGCAGAGTGGAATCAAAAAGTGGCTCATTTCAAAGAGCAAATGGGTGAGAAGTTGAGTACAGAAGTATCCATTGTGGACTTTCGAGCGGATCACGCCCGTATCTTTTATGCCGGTTTTTCAGGCCTGGTTTTAGAAGAGTTGGGGCTGTCTCGTCCTGCTCAGCAGCAAGGTGAGGACTGGGGTGTCAAGCTGACATCCCAGGAAACGATCCCCCAAATGGATGGGGATGTCATTTTTGATTTGACGAGTGTTGATCGTGACGATGGTCGATTGGAAAACCGAAAAAAATGGACCAGCCACCCACTGTGGAAAAACTTGAGAGCCGTTCAAAACGGAAGAGTCTACCAGGTAGACACGGTGATTTGGAACAACGCAGGGGGGCCGATTGCGGCGATGAAGATGGTAGACGATGTGTATCGCTACTTTGAGGTGAAATAA
- a CDS encoding ATP-binding cassette domain-containing protein, with amino-acid sequence MLFATSVREGVKLVIADEPTPGIHPQALSEILKQLKQFAKDGAGVMLITHDIVSALEIADRVAVIKDGATVEISEAAAFEGKGERLKTEYTQRLWRALPQNDFDLEFKGRTVCTMTLIGENLGHYYQKERWIFKDMNISVAPGEVLGLSGYSGCGKTTLARILAGYISPRTGHVTLDRKPMERGTFRPVQLIYQHPEKAINPKWRMRDVLTESYTPSQDILDAFEIRAEWMDRWPVELSGGEKQRFWIVRALNPATKYIIADEMTTILDAITQAQIWHAFLRICKSRDIGVVVVSHESSLLNRLCDNIYKVGEQ; translated from the coding sequence GTGTTGTTTGCAACAAGTGTTCGAGAGGGGGTCAAGCTAGTTATTGCTGATGAGCCGACACCTGGTATCCACCCGCAGGCACTTTCCGAAATCTTAAAGCAACTGAAGCAATTTGCAAAAGATGGTGCGGGAGTCATGCTGATAACGCACGATATTGTATCCGCGTTGGAAATCGCAGACCGAGTGGCTGTCATCAAGGATGGAGCAACGGTGGAAATCTCCGAGGCGGCAGCTTTTGAGGGCAAGGGCGAGCGCCTGAAAACCGAATACACCCAAAGGTTGTGGAGAGCCTTGCCGCAAAATGATTTCGATTTGGAATTCAAGGGAAGGACTGTGTGCACCATGACTCTGATTGGAGAGAATCTGGGTCACTATTATCAAAAAGAGCGCTGGATTTTTAAAGATATGAACATTTCAGTAGCCCCAGGCGAGGTGCTTGGGCTATCCGGTTACAGCGGTTGCGGAAAAACCACGTTGGCTAGAATTTTAGCAGGGTACATCTCACCCCGCACAGGCCATGTAACGTTAGATCGTAAACCTATGGAACGAGGGACTTTTCGGCCGGTGCAATTGATATACCAACACCCGGAAAAGGCGATTAACCCCAAGTGGCGGATGCGGGACGTTTTGACCGAATCCTACACACCCTCGCAGGACATTCTGGATGCTTTCGAAATACGGGCGGAATGGATGGACCGCTGGCCCGTTGAGCTTTCCGGTGGTGAGAAGCAGCGCTTCTGGATTGTCCGTGCGCTGAATCCCGCCACGAAGTATATTATTGCCGACGAAATGACCACCATTCTGGATGCAATTACACAGGCCCAAATTTGGCATGCATTTCTCAGGATCTGCAAAAGCCGAGACATTGGTGTCGTTGTGGTCAGCCACGAGAGCAGTCTCTTGAATCGGTTATGTGACAATATTTACAAGGTAGGGGAGCAGTAG
- a CDS encoding TetR/AcrR family transcriptional regulator gives MLVFWKKGYDATSIPDLLNEMGLSRSSLYETFTDKETLYLEAIQHYKKINQNKRNLLVHAPSAKVGIRQYFDRHIASAFSVDLPKGCLVTNATIGLDSPDEQLRKFIQDNFEELEQAFYELLRKGQQTGEIDSAKDIKVLSLLLLNLNHSINVLSKVKTDKTVFYDMVDAVIEML, from the coding sequence ATGCTGGTTTTTTGGAAAAAAGGCTATGACGCGACAAGTATACCGGATTTGTTAAACGAAATGGGGTTAAGCAGATCAAGCCTGTACGAAACCTTCACAGATAAAGAGACGCTATATCTCGAAGCGATCCAACATTACAAAAAAATAAATCAAAACAAAAGAAATCTCTTGGTCCATGCGCCGTCAGCCAAGGTTGGCATCCGGCAATATTTCGATCGGCATATCGCTTCCGCATTTAGCGTTGATTTGCCCAAAGGATGCTTGGTGACAAACGCAACCATCGGATTGGATTCACCGGATGAGCAACTGCGAAAATTCATACAGGACAATTTTGAGGAATTGGAGCAGGCTTTCTACGAGCTTTTGCGTAAAGGACAGCAGACAGGAGAAATCGACTCCGCGAAAGATATAAAGGTTCTGTCTCTCCTCTTGCTTAATCTCAATCATAGTATCAATGTCCTGTCCAAGGTAAAAACCGACAAGACCGTTTTTTATGACATGGTGGATGCGGTCATTGAGATGCTGTAA
- a CDS encoding sensor histidine kinase, with protein sequence MRKLRVRTYFLFSLVLLLLLPWVFFVAAHLMTTQSLDIAAGRPNSHTVPLFAAFAGLLLAFFIIGMQTRRLLLLPLERMSQAARQIAAGDWDVQLPRATIREIAEVQDGFEIMVKGLQSSHEKQAMLEEERRFVIAAVAHDLRTPLFALRGYLDGLEQGIAHTPDQIAKYVTVCKEKSAQVARLVEELFTFAKIEYLEPERSESTADFLDIIQKSIHSLEPQAQQKHISIVFDHESDNCMIRVDSHVLERAMSNLLDNAVRYTPAHGIIHVRCRRERDRIAFTIHDSGPGFAPEDLQRIFEPLYRGEQSRNRATGGSGLGLTISRRIIRQHGGELAADNHPGGGAILSGCLPAANR encoded by the coding sequence ATGAGAAAGCTTCGTGTTCGTACGTATTTCTTGTTTAGCCTGGTGCTCCTCCTGCTGCTGCCTTGGGTTTTCTTCGTGGCGGCCCATCTCATGACGACCCAGTCGTTGGATATTGCCGCGGGTCGGCCGAATTCGCATACGGTTCCCTTGTTTGCGGCGTTCGCAGGTCTTCTGCTCGCTTTCTTTATTATAGGCATGCAAACGCGAAGGCTCCTTCTCCTTCCCCTTGAGCGGATGAGTCAGGCAGCTCGTCAAATTGCTGCAGGCGATTGGGACGTACAGCTTCCCCGTGCGACGATCAGAGAAATCGCCGAGGTTCAAGACGGTTTTGAAATCATGGTGAAGGGACTTCAAAGCTCGCATGAGAAACAGGCGATGCTGGAGGAGGAACGAAGATTCGTCATCGCTGCCGTGGCACATGACTTGCGGACACCGCTATTTGCCTTGCGTGGTTATTTGGACGGGCTTGAACAAGGCATTGCGCACACACCGGATCAAATAGCGAAATATGTGACCGTTTGTAAGGAAAAGTCGGCGCAAGTGGCTCGGTTGGTTGAGGAACTTTTTACCTTCGCGAAAATCGAGTACCTGGAACCCGAGCGGAGTGAGAGCACGGCTGACTTTCTTGACATTATTCAGAAATCGATCCACAGTCTGGAGCCGCAGGCGCAACAGAAACACATCTCAATCGTTTTCGATCATGAGTCGGATAACTGTATGATCAGAGTGGATTCACACGTATTGGAGCGGGCGATGAGTAACTTGTTGGATAATGCTGTGAGGTACACGCCTGCACATGGCATCATTCATGTTCGATGTCGTCGGGAGAGAGATCGAATAGCGTTCACGATCCACGATTCAGGGCCGGGCTTTGCGCCGGAAGATCTCCAGCGGATCTTTGAGCCTCTTTACCGGGGAGAGCAATCGAGAAATCGTGCGACAGGAGGATCCGGATTGGGGCTTACCATATCACGACGCATCATCCGCCAGCACGGAGGCGAGCTTGCTGCAGACAACCACCCGGGAGGAGGCGCCATCCTCTCCGGCTGTCTACCTGCCGCTAACCGATAA
- a CDS encoding response regulator transcription factor yields the protein MNERPTILVVDDDQNIVELLRDFLENDHFLVVTANDASQAWTAFRQHKVHCIILDIMMPGQNGFDFCRRIRQESDVPILFLSARSDDVDKIRGLTLGGDDYIVKTASPGEIVARVKAVLRRAGTQQASTAKVLDFGRIKLDLSTREVFVDRNNVSLTPKEYELLRLFAEHPRQVFTYDQLLTKFWDGIGDKHTIRVHLSRLREKIERDPDQPQYLTNVWGVGYRFEGRII from the coding sequence GTGAATGAAAGACCTACAATCTTAGTCGTGGACGATGATCAGAACATCGTTGAACTATTGAGGGACTTTTTGGAGAATGACCATTTTCTGGTCGTAACTGCCAACGACGCGTCGCAAGCATGGACAGCGTTTCGGCAACACAAGGTGCATTGCATCATTCTAGACATTATGATGCCGGGACAAAACGGATTTGACTTCTGTCGGCGCATTCGGCAGGAGAGCGACGTTCCGATCCTGTTCTTGAGCGCCCGCAGCGATGATGTAGATAAGATTCGCGGACTGACACTTGGCGGCGATGATTATATCGTCAAAACCGCTTCACCCGGCGAGATCGTTGCTCGCGTGAAGGCTGTTTTACGACGCGCTGGCACGCAGCAAGCAAGCACGGCAAAGGTGTTGGACTTTGGCCGCATCAAGCTCGATTTGTCCACTCGAGAAGTGTTCGTCGATAGAAACAACGTCTCGCTCACGCCGAAGGAGTATGAGCTGCTCCGATTGTTTGCGGAACATCCCAGACAGGTTTTTACCTATGACCAATTGCTTACGAAATTCTGGGATGGCATCGGCGATAAGCATACGATTCGCGTTCATCTGAGCCGTCTTCGAGAGAAGATCGAGCGTGATCCGGATCAGCCGCAATATTTGACCAACGTCTGGGGCGTGGGTTATCGCTTCGAGGGGCGTATCATATGA
- a CDS encoding DUF2306 domain-containing protein, whose protein sequence is MRLRKTLYGLLACVSILFILYALVDNYVIDPGAERFVAQKTGLKRELNLPVWLTVMHVHVATACTALAAGLLNFSHRIFEKSRTFHRMNGYVYFVSVFVVVLTSGYMAPYATGGKISSIGFNTLNILWLFITIMAFVQIKKKRIIQHRNWMIRSYAFCFTNLVIHGIRLLLQGFGLVYATSYTIGVYGSIALLLVIPEIIIRSIGQFREVDKERLIQQK, encoded by the coding sequence ATGAGATTACGGAAAACATTATATGGGCTTTTGGCCTGTGTCAGCATTCTATTTATCCTTTACGCGTTGGTGGACAATTACGTTATCGACCCTGGAGCCGAGAGGTTTGTAGCCCAAAAAACCGGACTGAAGCGCGAGCTTAATCTCCCGGTCTGGTTAACCGTTATGCATGTTCATGTTGCCACTGCCTGCACGGCCTTGGCGGCGGGGCTGCTCAATTTTTCCCATCGCATCTTTGAAAAAAGTCGAACGTTCCATCGAATGAACGGCTACGTTTATTTCGTGTCCGTATTCGTTGTCGTGCTGACGTCCGGATATATGGCACCTTACGCCACGGGAGGAAAAATCAGCAGTATCGGATTTAATACGCTGAATATTTTATGGCTGTTTATAACCATTATGGCATTCGTTCAAATCAAAAAGAAACGGATCATCCAGCATCGGAACTGGATGATCCGAAGTTACGCCTTTTGTTTTACGAACCTGGTTATTCATGGCATCAGGCTTCTTCTACAAGGATTCGGTCTTGTTTACGCTACCAGCTATACAATTGGCGTATACGGCTCCATTGCCCTTCTGCTGGTTATCCCTGAGATTATCATCAGATCGATCGGTCAATTCAGAGAAGTTGACAAGGAGAGATTGATTCAACAGAAGTGA